One Phocaeicola dorei genomic region harbors:
- a CDS encoding glycoside hydrolase yields the protein MKYKALLFSLFATANLFAQHPAIHFEIETDQPCQTMDYFGASDCWSMQFIGLWPQEKQNQVADWLFSTENHENGQPKGIGLSLWRFNVGAGSAEQGEASQIASPWMRAECFLQADGNYNWNKQQGQRNFLRLAKERGVNKFLAFLNSPPVYFTQNGLATNTGRGGTLNLKEEHYKNFARFLANVIKGVEKHDGIKFNYLCPFNEPDGHWNWIGPKQEGTPATNREIARAIRLISKEFVNNQIDTQILVNESSDYRCMFDTHMTNWERGYQIQSFFNPDSTATYLGNTPNVPRLMVGHSYWTNTPLNNLHNIRCQLKDTLDKYKVDFWQTETCIMGNDEEIGGGGGYDFTMKTALYVARIIHHDIVYAGARSWQWWRSIGGDYKDGLIREYSDPTFLNGEVKDSKLMWALGNYSRFIRPGAVRKAIIAKDDQGKIIPEGDTDVTGLMCSAYQNTDGKEVFVMINYAAEDKEFTFYQRNGIIKNWKIYRTSDKDGENLLPVGSIKNHEKVVIPARSIITLVTQ from the coding sequence ATGAAATACAAAGCATTATTATTCTCTTTATTTGCAACAGCAAACCTGTTTGCTCAGCATCCTGCCATTCACTTTGAAATAGAAACAGACCAACCCTGTCAAACCATGGACTATTTCGGAGCATCAGACTGTTGGAGCATGCAATTTATAGGCTTATGGCCACAAGAAAAACAAAACCAAGTAGCCGACTGGCTGTTCAGTACGGAAAACCATGAAAACGGACAACCTAAAGGAATCGGTCTGTCTTTATGGCGTTTCAATGTAGGAGCCGGAAGTGCGGAACAAGGAGAAGCCAGCCAGATAGCCTCTCCCTGGATGCGTGCCGAATGTTTCCTTCAAGCAGATGGTAACTATAATTGGAATAAACAACAAGGGCAGCGCAACTTCCTGCGTCTGGCAAAAGAACGAGGTGTAAACAAATTTTTGGCATTTCTTAATTCACCTCCCGTGTATTTCACACAAAACGGTCTTGCCACCAACACAGGCCGTGGAGGAACCTTAAACTTAAAGGAAGAGCATTATAAGAATTTTGCCCGTTTTCTTGCCAATGTCATAAAAGGGGTGGAGAAACACGATGGAATCAAGTTCAATTACCTCTGTCCATTCAATGAACCCGATGGGCATTGGAACTGGATTGGCCCCAAACAAGAAGGTACACCGGCTACCAACCGCGAAATAGCCCGTGCCATACGCCTCATCAGTAAAGAGTTCGTAAATAACCAAATTGACACACAGATTCTAGTCAATGAGTCCTCTGACTATCGTTGTATGTTCGATACTCACATGACTAATTGGGAACGGGGGTATCAAATCCAGTCTTTCTTTAATCCGGACAGTACAGCCACCTATCTGGGTAATACTCCCAATGTTCCCCGGCTGATGGTAGGGCATAGTTATTGGACTAATACTCCTCTGAATAATTTACACAATATCCGTTGTCAATTAAAAGATACTTTAGACAAGTATAAGGTGGATTTCTGGCAGACAGAAACCTGTATCATGGGCAATGACGAAGAAATCGGCGGAGGCGGAGGATATGACTTCACCATGAAGACAGCATTATATGTAGCACGGATCATTCATCATGACATTGTATATGCAGGTGCTCGCAGTTGGCAATGGTGGCGATCTATCGGTGGAGATTATAAGGACGGATTAATCCGTGAGTATAGTGATCCGACTTTTCTGAATGGTGAGGTGAAAGACTCCAAATTAATGTGGGCTTTGGGAAACTACAGTAGATTTATACGCCCGGGAGCTGTTCGGAAAGCAATTATAGCCAAAGACGACCAAGGGAAAATCATTCCTGAAGGCGATACGGATGTAACCGGACTAATGTGTTCAGCATACCAAAATACAGACGGAAAGGAGGTTTTCGTTATGATTAATTATGCAGCGGAAGATAAAGAGTTTACTTTCTATCAGCGTAACGGAATTATAAAAAACTGGAAAATCTATCGTACTTCGGATAAAGATGGAGAGAATCTTCTACCGGTGGGAAGCATCAAAAACCATGAAAAAGTTGTGATTCCGGCACGTTCCATTATTACGTTGGTCACTCAATAA
- a CDS encoding LacI family DNA-binding transcriptional regulator, which translates to MAESRRTSLKDLAQILGVSIPTVSRALKNSPEISRELCIKAQKLAKEMNYHPNPFAMSLRKNTPRTIGVIVPDIVTHFFASILSGIEDTAIANGYFVIITTSHESYDHEKRNIENLVNMHVEGIIGCLSQETTDYAHWLSLDDMNMPLVLFDRVCMPDRFSTVVADGVYSAQMATQHLLDHGSKRIAFIGGANHLDIVRKRKHGYLEALRENKIPIEKDLVVCRKIDFEEGKIATEILLSLPEPPDAILAMNDTLAFAAMEVIRNHNLRIPQDIALIGYTDEQHANYVVPRLSAVSHQTYKMGEAACQMLIDKIKGDKKIRQIIIPTCLQVRESSIKRKD; encoded by the coding sequence ATGGCAGAATCGAGACGTACTTCATTGAAAGATTTGGCACAGATATTAGGTGTATCCATACCTACAGTATCCCGTGCCTTGAAAAATAGTCCCGAAATCAGTCGGGAACTTTGTATTAAAGCTCAAAAATTGGCAAAAGAGATGAATTATCACCCCAATCCTTTTGCTATGAGTCTCCGGAAAAATACTCCCCGTACCATTGGAGTAATTGTACCTGATATTGTTACTCATTTCTTTGCGTCTATTTTAAGTGGTATAGAAGATACCGCTATAGCAAACGGCTATTTTGTTATCATCACGACTTCCCATGAGTCATACGACCATGAGAAAAGAAATATTGAGAATTTGGTCAATATGCATGTGGAAGGTATTATAGGTTGTTTATCTCAAGAAACAACAGATTATGCCCATTGGTTGAGTTTGGATGATATGAATATGCCGCTTGTTCTATTTGATCGTGTTTGCATGCCTGACCGTTTTTCTACGGTAGTGGCTGATGGAGTATATTCTGCTCAGATGGCGACACAGCACTTGTTGGATCATGGAAGCAAACGGATTGCTTTTATCGGTGGTGCAAACCATCTGGATATAGTAAGAAAGAGAAAACATGGTTACCTTGAAGCGTTAAGGGAAAATAAGATACCTATTGAGAAAGATTTGGTTGTGTGTCGGAAAATTGATTTTGAAGAAGGGAAAATAGCAACAGAAATTTTATTATCGCTTCCGGAGCCTCCCGATGCGATTCTTGCCATGAATGATACATTGGCATTTGCCGCTATGGAAGTGATTAGAAATCATAATCTTCGTATTCCTCAGGATATAGCGCTTATTGGGTATACAGATGAGCAACATGCCAATTATGTAGTGCCTCGCCTTTCGGCCGTCTCGCATCAGACTTATAAGATGGGGGAAGCCGCATGTCAGATGTTGATTGATAAGATTAAGGGAGATAAAAAAATCAGGCAAATCATTATTCCTACTTGTTTGCAGGTGAGGGAAAGCAGTATAAAAAGGAAGGATTGA
- a CDS encoding SusC/RagA family TonB-linked outer membrane protein: MKKQILLLCLALTSLCSYAQTITVKGVVTSASDKEPMIGATVQVKGTGTGTITSIDGDYSLNDVAKDAVLVFSSIGYETQEIKVNGQTVINVVLKDASELLDEVVVIGYGAVKKSDLTSSISTVKGKEITETVTGNAMDALQGKINGVQVTSGGGPGAQPKVLIRGVTTVNGTDPLYVVDGMPVGTNINFLNSNDIESMEVLKDASAAAIYGTRASNGVILITTKKGMAGKTNISFNASAGFQTLSKPKMANAAEYKEVFNTRYTNDGGTSIWNDTGATTNPGGTDWWDEVINKTALVQNYSLNISGGSDKLVYNLSMGYYRNNSQYDYGYWDKINARLNTEYTFNKYVKMGFDIAPRVESWDDTPDLFSAAMSMDPTTPIFKPEDQWVDNEFNNYQRSYNNQEWNPAGSLARQNSHSREMGTIVNTYLQINPIQKLTLRTQFGANAHFRRTDKFTPEFYIDALEQSTLSNVSREMQEWLDWNWTNTATYITTFAEKHNINVMGGFTAERFAEFQSKASRDDVPNNMDQMQEVNAGTQNQKSEGKTAYSTLVSYLGRVMYNYDNRYYLTASIRADGSSRFPKGNKYAIFPSVSASWRIISESFMQDQKIFSNLKLRGGWGRVGNQNIDNDATLTLLGQSDYVFGTTPGRVSGTMVSGVGNNLLKWETVEDWNVGVDMSFLDSRLDMTFEYFQKKSSDMLYQKQNIFAIGYPDWNSTVWMNIGSMKASGWELSLNWHDKVADFRYNVGVNLSAVKNKAVKFSGDGPIQTGGFNSDQIIRNEDGGLISRFYGYVADGIFQNWDEVYAHTNENGKLVQSNAQPGDIRFKDLNHDGVLDENDKTWIGNPYPDLMVGLNLGFSYKNIDFTANFYGTFGNDIFNKTKGLYSGVSGQNVWAGTLQKAWHGEGTSNDIPRLSYNDLNQNYTRVSSFFVEDGSYMRCKLLQVGYTLPKKWLNGTELRLSLSAQNPFTITSYSGMDPERPQIGKDGSVIETGIDGIAYPNPRTFLFGIDLRF, encoded by the coding sequence ATGAAAAAGCAAATATTATTATTGTGTCTTGCGCTGACAAGTCTATGTAGCTATGCGCAGACCATCACTGTAAAAGGTGTAGTAACCTCGGCTTCAGATAAAGAACCGATGATTGGTGCAACAGTGCAAGTAAAAGGTACAGGTACAGGTACTATTACAAGTATTGATGGTGATTATTCACTAAACGATGTTGCCAAGGATGCCGTACTTGTGTTCTCCAGCATAGGATATGAGACTCAAGAAATAAAGGTAAACGGACAAACCGTTATCAATGTAGTGCTGAAAGATGCCAGTGAATTACTGGACGAAGTAGTGGTTATTGGTTATGGAGCCGTGAAAAAAAGTGACCTGACCAGTTCTATATCTACCGTAAAAGGAAAAGAAATTACCGAAACTGTAACCGGTAATGCAATGGACGCCTTGCAAGGTAAAATCAACGGTGTTCAAGTAACCAGTGGTGGTGGTCCGGGCGCACAACCAAAAGTTCTAATCCGTGGTGTAACAACAGTAAACGGAACCGATCCTTTGTATGTAGTAGATGGCATGCCGGTAGGTACAAACATCAACTTCCTAAACAGTAATGACATTGAATCTATGGAAGTTTTAAAAGACGCTTCGGCTGCTGCCATTTACGGAACACGTGCTTCTAACGGTGTCATTCTAATCACAACCAAAAAAGGAATGGCAGGAAAAACAAATATCAGTTTTAATGCATCTGCAGGTTTCCAAACATTGTCAAAACCCAAAATGGCTAATGCCGCCGAATATAAAGAAGTATTCAATACCCGATACACAAATGACGGAGGAACTTCTATTTGGAATGATACAGGCGCTACTACCAATCCCGGAGGAACAGACTGGTGGGACGAAGTAATCAACAAAACTGCTTTAGTGCAAAATTACTCACTCAATATCTCCGGTGGTTCAGACAAACTGGTTTATAACCTGAGTATGGGTTACTACCGTAACAATTCACAATATGACTATGGTTATTGGGACAAAATCAACGCACGCCTTAATACAGAATATACATTTAATAAATATGTAAAAATGGGTTTCGACATTGCCCCACGTGTAGAATCATGGGATGATACCCCCGATCTTTTTTCAGCTGCCATGTCTATGGACCCCACAACTCCTATATTCAAGCCGGAAGATCAATGGGTGGATAACGAATTCAATAACTATCAGCGTTCTTACAACAACCAGGAGTGGAACCCTGCCGGTTCATTGGCTCGCCAAAATTCCCACTCCCGTGAAATGGGTACAATTGTAAATACTTATTTACAGATAAACCCTATTCAAAAACTGACCCTGCGCACGCAGTTCGGCGCTAATGCACACTTCCGCCGTACAGACAAATTCACTCCTGAATTCTATATTGATGCTTTGGAACAATCTACATTAAGCAATGTTTCCCGTGAAATGCAGGAATGGCTTGATTGGAACTGGACTAATACTGCTACTTACATCACGACTTTTGCAGAAAAGCATAATATTAATGTAATGGGTGGCTTTACAGCTGAACGCTTTGCTGAATTCCAATCAAAAGCCTCACGTGACGATGTGCCTAATAATATGGATCAAATGCAGGAAGTAAATGCCGGTACACAAAACCAAAAGTCAGAAGGTAAAACTGCTTACAGCACATTAGTATCTTATTTAGGACGCGTGATGTATAACTATGACAATCGTTACTATCTAACAGCTTCTATTCGTGCAGACGGTTCTTCTCGTTTCCCCAAAGGAAACAAATATGCCATCTTCCCTTCTGTTTCTGCTTCATGGCGTATCATCAGTGAAAGCTTCATGCAAGACCAGAAGATTTTCAGTAACTTGAAATTACGCGGAGGTTGGGGACGTGTAGGTAATCAAAACATAGATAATGATGCTACGCTGACTTTGTTAGGACAATCTGATTATGTATTTGGTACAACTCCAGGACGTGTTTCAGGTACTATGGTATCAGGCGTGGGCAATAATTTGCTAAAATGGGAAACAGTAGAAGACTGGAACGTAGGTGTGGATATGTCCTTCCTTGACTCCCGTCTAGACATGACCTTTGAGTATTTCCAAAAGAAATCTTCTGATATGCTCTATCAGAAACAAAATATCTTCGCCATCGGATACCCCGACTGGAACAGTACAGTATGGATGAATATAGGTAGTATGAAAGCTAGCGGTTGGGAATTAAGTCTGAACTGGCACGACAAAGTAGCAGACTTCCGATATAATGTGGGGGTGAACCTTTCCGCAGTGAAAAATAAAGCTGTTAAATTCTCCGGTGACGGTCCTATCCAAACTGGAGGTTTCAACAGCGACCAAATTATCCGTAATGAAGACGGTGGCTTGATTTCACGCTTCTACGGCTACGTAGCCGATGGTATTTTCCAAAATTGGGATGAAGTTTATGCTCACACCAACGAAAATGGCAAGCTGGTACAATCCAATGCCCAACCCGGTGACATCCGCTTTAAGGATTTGAATCATGACGGAGTTCTAGATGAAAATGATAAAACATGGATCGGTAACCCATATCCCGATTTGATGGTAGGTTTGAACTTGGGTTTCAGCTATAAAAACATCGATTTCACAGCCAACTTCTATGGTACATTCGGTAATGATATTTTCAATAAGACCAAAGGTTTATACTCCGGCGTAAGTGGGCAAAACGTTTGGGCAGGTACATTGCAGAAAGCATGGCATGGCGAAGGAACCAGCAACGATATTCCTCGCCTGTCCTACAATGATTTGAATCAGAATTACACACGCGTTTCAAGTTTCTTTGTAGAAGACGGCTCTTATATGCGTTGCAAACTATTACAAGTGGGTTACACACTCCCCAAGAAGTGGTTGAACGGAACCGAATTGCGTCTCTCATTGTCGGCTCAAAATCCTTTCACTATCACTAGCTACTCAGGTATGGATCCTGAACGTCCACAGATTGGTAAAGATGGCAGTGTAATTGAAACCGGTATTGACGGCATCGCTTATCCTAACCCACGTACTTTCTTATTTGGAATTGATTTAAGATTTTAA
- the ahpF gene encoding alkyl hydroperoxide reductase subunit F → MLDSAIKDQLKGLFAQLEAHYTFDIFVHPQHESRAELVDLLEEVASCSDKLSCRLQDSEGLKFILLKEGEDTGIIFRAVPGGHEFTSLLMAVLNADGKGKNFPDEFITRRIKALRGPISLTTYLSLTCTNCPDVVQALNMMVLLNGQIRHEAVDGSINEEEVERMKVQAVPTVFADGEQIHVGRSSMGDLLEKLEARYGSVELEAVETKEYDVLVAGAGPAGATAAIYSARKGLKVAIIAERIGGQVNETMGIENLISVPQTTGKQLAQDLKKHLAEYHIDILENRRIEKVEVTEGMKVLSVKGGETYKAPVLIIATGANWRKLNVPGEEKYIGHGVAFCPHCDGPFYKDKEVAVIGGGNSGVEAAIDLAGICSKVTVFEFMDTLKADTVLQEKAKSLPNVDIITNTQTVEVLGNGDKVVGLIKKDRSSEKEEIFALDGIFVQIGLTANSALFKELLETNRMGEILTDKNGRTSVKGIYAAGDVTDVSYKQIVIAMGEGAKAALAAFEDRMRGTIY, encoded by the coding sequence ATGTTAGATAGTGCGATAAAAGATCAGTTAAAAGGTCTTTTTGCCCAATTGGAAGCGCACTATACTTTTGACATCTTCGTCCACCCTCAGCACGAAAGTCGTGCCGAGTTGGTGGACTTGTTGGAAGAAGTGGCTTCCTGTTCGGATAAACTTTCCTGTCGGTTGCAGGATAGTGAAGGGCTGAAGTTTATCCTTTTAAAAGAGGGAGAGGATACGGGAATCATATTCCGTGCCGTACCTGGTGGCCATGAATTTACTTCTTTGTTAATGGCTGTTCTGAATGCTGACGGCAAAGGAAAGAATTTTCCGGACGAGTTTATTACCAGACGTATCAAGGCGTTACGGGGACCGATTAGTTTGACCACCTATTTGTCTCTGACCTGTACCAATTGTCCCGATGTGGTTCAAGCTTTGAATATGATGGTACTTCTGAATGGTCAGATACGCCATGAGGCAGTAGATGGATCTATAAATGAAGAAGAAGTGGAACGGATGAAAGTACAGGCTGTTCCTACTGTATTTGCTGATGGTGAACAGATTCATGTGGGGCGTAGCAGTATGGGGGATCTGTTGGAGAAGCTGGAAGCCCGTTACGGTTCGGTGGAATTGGAAGCTGTTGAGACAAAAGAATATGATGTACTGGTAGCCGGTGCTGGTCCTGCTGGTGCGACAGCTGCTATCTACTCAGCTCGTAAAGGGTTGAAAGTAGCAATAATAGCCGAGCGTATTGGTGGACAAGTCAATGAGACAATGGGGATTGAGAACTTGATATCTGTGCCTCAGACTACCGGTAAACAGTTGGCTCAGGATCTGAAAAAACATTTGGCGGAATATCATATTGATATTTTAGAAAATCGCCGGATAGAGAAAGTGGAAGTGACAGAGGGCATGAAAGTGTTGTCTGTGAAAGGTGGAGAAACGTACAAGGCTCCCGTATTGATCATTGCTACCGGGGCGAATTGGAGAAAATTGAATGTTCCCGGTGAAGAAAAATACATCGGTCATGGAGTTGCTTTCTGTCCTCATTGTGACGGACCATTTTATAAAGATAAGGAAGTAGCAGTCATAGGTGGTGGAAACTCTGGGGTTGAAGCTGCTATTGATTTGGCGGGAATCTGTTCCAAAGTGACTGTATTCGAGTTCATGGATACTTTGAAAGCGGATACTGTTTTGCAGGAGAAAGCTAAAAGCCTGCCCAATGTGGATATTATTACTAATACTCAAACGGTAGAGGTGTTAGGAAACGGTGATAAAGTGGTGGGGCTTATAAAGAAAGACCGTTCATCCGAAAAAGAAGAGATCTTTGCCTTGGATGGTATTTTTGTCCAAATAGGTTTGACTGCCAATAGCGCTTTGTTTAAAGAATTGCTGGAAACGAACCGCATGGGTGAAATTCTGACTGATAAAAATGGCCGGACCTCTGTAAAAGGTATCTATGCTGCTGGAGATGTAACGGATGTTTCCTATAAACAGATAGTTATAGCAATGGGGGAAGGCGCCAAGGCTGCTTTAGCTGCATTCGAAGACCGGATGCGCGGAACGATTTATTAG
- a CDS encoding RagB/SusD family nutrient uptake outer membrane protein, producing MKKILTILTMIASLTFTSCEDFLTEEVRGQQNLDTYFQSAEEAEAFITGCYQAITFGGWWNINTVWLLSEMCSDDGWMGNTSQSQSDYISLAHYQGTGQSNGAISNFWQYRYKGILRCNIAVERISQADFSDEEMKNRLVAEARFLRGYFYFELVKNFGGVPLITGFLLPEEIQGITRASAEDVYKFIEDDLKAAAGVLPQRSQYAATDMGRATRGAALGLLGKVYLYQSKWQEAHDVLKTVIDEGEYKLLDNFGDVWDVDHNNSEESLFEVQYMYDGTYALGGSLTVITGARSGPGDGWSWGQPTANLEQAYIDAGDTERLRWTIIKTGCTEIAGENNFDKFVENNTKIANYKDYIEKYGWDPECYIIDPSQHKSARIVRKYFVPIEKRPEVYNIDKIPLDHRILRYADVLLMYAEACNELGEDGTARTYLNEVRNRVKLPAVTSSGNELRKAIRLERRLELAWEQNRIYDIRRWTDDNGKKMICNLMGANGTFVKYNTDPATRDIYEWENQGEASDKGISFNENRDMVFPIPLYEITMSNGSITQNPGWN from the coding sequence ATGAAAAAGATATTAACAATATTAACAATGATTGCCTCGCTGACATTCACTTCTTGTGAGGATTTCCTAACAGAGGAAGTGCGCGGGCAACAAAATTTGGATACTTATTTCCAAAGTGCAGAAGAAGCCGAAGCATTTATTACTGGTTGTTACCAGGCCATTACTTTTGGCGGATGGTGGAATATCAACACAGTATGGTTGCTTTCCGAGATGTGTAGTGATGACGGTTGGATGGGCAATACCAGCCAAAGTCAAAGTGACTATATTTCTTTGGCCCACTATCAAGGTACCGGACAAAGCAATGGTGCCATCTCCAACTTTTGGCAGTATCGATACAAAGGCATTCTACGTTGCAATATCGCAGTAGAACGCATTTCACAAGCTGATTTCTCAGATGAAGAAATGAAGAACCGGCTTGTAGCCGAAGCACGTTTCCTCCGTGGATACTTCTATTTTGAACTTGTGAAGAATTTTGGTGGTGTACCTCTCATTACAGGCTTCCTGTTGCCCGAAGAAATACAAGGTATTACCCGCGCTTCGGCCGAAGATGTATATAAGTTCATTGAAGATGATTTAAAAGCCGCTGCTGGTGTGTTGCCACAACGTAGTCAATATGCTGCTACAGATATGGGACGCGCTACCCGTGGAGCTGCATTAGGCCTATTGGGAAAGGTTTACCTCTACCAAAGCAAATGGCAAGAGGCACATGATGTATTGAAAACAGTCATCGACGAAGGTGAATATAAATTACTCGACAACTTCGGTGATGTATGGGATGTTGACCATAACAATAGCGAAGAAAGTCTGTTTGAAGTACAATATATGTATGATGGAACTTATGCATTGGGTGGTTCTTTGACTGTTATTACCGGTGCCCGTAGTGGCCCCGGCGACGGATGGTCTTGGGGACAGCCAACCGCCAACCTTGAACAAGCCTACATCGATGCAGGAGATACAGAACGTTTACGTTGGACCATCATTAAAACGGGTTGTACAGAAATTGCCGGAGAGAATAACTTCGACAAGTTCGTTGAAAACAACACAAAAATCGCCAATTATAAAGATTATATCGAAAAGTACGGTTGGGATCCCGAATGTTATATTATAGATCCGTCACAACATAAATCAGCACGTATTGTCCGGAAGTATTTTGTACCTATTGAAAAACGTCCGGAAGTATACAATATCGACAAAATTCCATTAGATCATCGTATCTTACGCTATGCAGATGTATTGTTGATGTATGCTGAAGCCTGCAACGAATTGGGCGAAGATGGTACAGCACGTACCTACCTTAATGAGGTACGGAATCGTGTAAAATTACCTGCTGTCACATCCAGTGGGAACGAGCTTCGCAAAGCTATCCGGCTAGAACGTCGTTTGGAACTGGCATGGGAACAAAACAGAATCTATGATATCCGCCGTTGGACAGATGACAATGGCAAGAAAATGATTTGTAACCTGATGGGAGCAAACGGTACATTTGTAAAATACAATACAGATCCCGCTACCCGCGACATTTACGAATGGGAAAATCAAGGTGAGGCAAGTGATAAAGGAATCAGCTTCAACGAAAACCGGGATATGGTATTCCCGATACCTTTATATGAGATTACAATGTCTAATGGTTCTATCACCCAAAATCCGGGCTGGAATTAA
- a CDS encoding glycoside hydrolase: MKLKYIFTLPLFFSTVACSDDSPQTPDTSGQPDNSINVEKTVTIDAGQSFQTLTGFGASDCWAPAFVGKSWITNRDKISELLFSSEIQSGQPKGIGLSMWRMNLGGGSAEQGEASGIEDKSRRAESYLTDDLTLDWTRCKGQRYFLQRAKEFGCQSIVLFSNTPPVQYTSNGKGFSNSGGISNLKDERYTDFARYMSDVAKYYVNEGYPVTHISPVNEPQYKWDSGQEGSGWTNDEVARLIRELDTAITSAGLSIDILPGESGDYEYLYKFKNDAAHSNVLSAFFTPGTSTYIGNLTHVKKLICGHSYWTDGTWDGMRNVRKQLAQAAQQYDVEIWQSEWSMLGDGYSSSEFIGYDQATEMDIALYMSKVIHNDLTIAGVSSWSYWTSMDIPRWGHKNRFLLISLEPSDGVYGDIEKEGTYKATPTLWVLGNYSLFIRPGYRRIMLNMNESSSFFGSAWISPKKDKIVAVYTNLSEKGVRLNEIHKEWVSEISSITTYITTNNKNLQEVHVTADQQVIVPSESVTTVIYNLK; the protein is encoded by the coding sequence ATGAAACTAAAATATATTTTTACTCTTCCACTGTTCTTTTCTACTGTAGCCTGCAGTGACGATTCTCCCCAAACACCGGATACATCGGGGCAACCGGACAACAGCATAAACGTAGAAAAAACAGTAACCATAGATGCCGGACAATCTTTTCAGACTCTGACAGGATTTGGCGCATCAGATTGTTGGGCACCTGCCTTCGTAGGAAAAAGCTGGATAACGAATCGTGACAAAATCAGTGAACTGCTATTCTCTTCTGAAATACAATCAGGACAACCTAAAGGTATAGGACTCTCCATGTGGCGTATGAATCTAGGTGGTGGCAGTGCAGAACAAGGTGAAGCAAGTGGAATAGAAGACAAATCACGCAGAGCAGAATCTTATCTGACTGATGACTTAACATTAGACTGGACACGCTGTAAAGGGCAGCGCTACTTCTTGCAGCGTGCCAAAGAGTTTGGTTGTCAGAGTATAGTACTTTTCAGCAATACCCCTCCTGTACAATATACCTCCAACGGAAAAGGATTCTCCAATAGCGGAGGAATTTCTAATTTGAAGGATGAACGTTATACGGACTTTGCCAGATACATGTCAGATGTAGCAAAATACTATGTAAACGAAGGATATCCAGTGACACATATCTCACCAGTTAACGAACCCCAATATAAATGGGACAGCGGCCAGGAAGGCAGCGGATGGACTAATGATGAAGTAGCCAGACTTATACGTGAATTGGATACCGCCATCACTTCTGCCGGTCTTTCTATTGATATTCTTCCAGGGGAATCTGGAGATTATGAATATCTCTACAAATTTAAGAATGATGCCGCCCACAGTAACGTACTTTCAGCATTTTTCACACCTGGAACTTCCACCTATATAGGCAACCTGACTCATGTAAAGAAACTTATCTGCGGCCACAGCTACTGGACAGATGGCACATGGGATGGTATGCGTAATGTCCGGAAACAACTGGCCCAAGCAGCCCAACAATATGATGTAGAAATATGGCAAAGTGAGTGGAGTATGTTAGGCGACGGATACAGCTCTTCCGAGTTTATAGGCTATGACCAAGCAACCGAAATGGACATTGCACTTTATATGTCAAAAGTAATACACAATGACCTAACTATAGCAGGAGTTTCCTCCTGGAGCTACTGGACCTCAATGGATATCCCCCGCTGGGGACACAAAAACCGCTTCTTACTGATTTCACTGGAACCCTCCGATGGAGTTTATGGGGATATAGAGAAAGAAGGCACTTATAAAGCTACTCCCACACTTTGGGTATTAGGTAACTACAGCCTATTCATCCGACCGGGTTATCGCCGTATCATGCTTAACATGAATGAATCATCCAGTTTCTTCGGGTCAGCATGGATTTCACCGAAAAAAGATAAAATTGTTGCTGTTTATACCAATCTATCAGAAAAAGGAGTCCGGCTAAACGAAATTCATAAAGAATGGGTAAGTGAAATAAGCTCCATCACTACTTATATAACAACAAATAACAAAAATTTGCAAGAGGTACACGTCACGGCAGACCAACAAGTAATTGTGCCTTCGGAAAGTGTTACAACTGTCATTTATAATCTGAAATAA